From the genome of Faecalibacterium prausnitzii:
AACTACCTGCAGGTGGGAATGTATACCGAGATGATTTTCCCACAAAAAGGCGTCCGTTTTATCGCCATCAACGATGGAGTAGACAGCGCACAGGGCGACAATGATTTTGCCCCTCTGCGGAACATTTTCAACGAATGGCTGGTGAGAGATACGAGTAAGAAAATCAAAGCTGTAAAACGGTCAAAAGGCATGAGCGGCAAGCCTGTTACGAGCAAACCCGTGTACGGCTACCTCATGGACGAGGACGAAAACTTCATCATTGACGAGGAAGCCGCACCCGTGGTCAAGCAGATATACCGTCTGTGCCTTGCCGGGAACGGTCCGACCAAGATAGCCCGTATGCTGACCGAGCAGGAAATCCCAACGCCGGGAACGCTGGAATACCGCAGGATGGGCAGCACACGCCGCTATCACCCCGGCTATGAGTGCAAATGGGCGACAAATACCGTGGTGCATATCCTTGAAAACCGGGAGTACATGGGCTGTTTGGTGAACTTCAAGACGGAGAAACCGTCCTACAAGACCAAGCACAGCATAGAAAATCCCATTGAGAAACAGGCAATTTTCGAGAACCACCATGAGCCTATCATCGACACCCAGACATGGGAGCGTGTGCAGGAATTACGCAAACAGCGCAAGCGTCCGAACCGCTATGATGAAGTGGGCTTGTTCTCTGGTATGCTCTTTTGCGCGGACTGCGGCAGCGTCATGTATCAGCAGCGTTACCAGACCGATAAGCGGAAACAGGACTGCTATATCTGCGGGAACTACAAGAAGCGCACCCATGACTGCACCGCACATTTTATCCGCACCGACCTTTTGACTGCAGGCGTTCTCTCCAATCTACGGAAAGTGACGAGCTATGCGGCAAAGCATGAAGCCCGGTTTATGAAGCTGCTGATCGAGCAGAACGAGGACGGCGGCAAACGCCGGAACGCCGCCAAGAAAAAGGAACTGGAAGCTGCCGAAAAGCGTATCGGTGAACTTTCCGCTATTTTCAAGCGGCTGTATGAGGACAGCGTAAGCGGTCGCATTTCTGACGAGCGTTTCACGGAGCTTTCGGCAGACTATGAAGCCGAACAGCAGGAATTGAAAGAGCGTGTTGCCAGAATACAGGCGGAGCTTTCCAAAGCACAGGAAGCTACCGTAAACGCAGAAAAGTTTATGAACATTGTCCGCAAGCATATGAACTTTGAAGAACTGACCCACACCCTCTTGCGTGAGTTTGTAGAGAAAATCGTTGTGCATGAGTGCAGCTACGATGAAAACGGCACACGCAGACAGGATATTGAGATTTACTATTCTTTCGTCGGCAAGGTGGACTTGCCCGAATGACCGCCTGCCCTATCCGATACCAAAGACAAGTATCGGATAGGAAAGGCAAAATTTTTTACACTTCTATTACTTCTTTATCACAAATAAGCAAAGTCTCAGGGCATGAAGCAGCTCATGGCTGGCGGCGGTGTCGCTCTGGTGGGCATCACCCTGATTCCTCTGCTGTCTGGTCTGTTCGGCTAAGAGCCGCAGGCGGGTTTATCCCGCCTGTACATACGCAATCGCTCTATCTCTGCTGTGGATAACAGCCCTTTATCATAAGGAGCGCATTGTGATACGAATCTCCACCCATCCATGAAAGGCGGTGCTATTATGCAGTTTTTGACCCACATTATTTTTCTCCTGAACCTTCTTAAGACCCTCATCAACCACTTCAGCTAAGGACGGTGACTGCTGAATGGAAACCGTTCTCAAAGCCATTGCCGACTGGATCAAAGGCATCCTGACGGCAGGCATCATGTCAAACCTGTCCGGCCTGTTCGATGATGTGAACACGCAGGTCGGCAATATCGCCCAGCAGGTGGGCACCAAGCCCTCTAGCTTTGAGCCGAGAGTGTTCGCCATGATTGAAGCCCTCTCCCGGAACGTGGTGCTGCCCATTGCAGGCATCATCCTGACCTTCATCGCCTGTTATGAGTTGATCGAAATGATCACCCAGCACAACAACATGGCGCAGTTTGAGCCTGCCCTCATCATGCGCTGGATCTTCAAAACGGCGGTGTCGGTGTGGTTTATTTCCAACACCTTCGATATTGTGATGGCGGTCTTTGACCTGACACAGAAGGTGGTGTCTGATTCCAGCGGCATCATTGCTGGAAACACCCGTGTCAACGACATTGGCTTGTCGATGCTGCAATCCAGCCTGATGCAGATGGATGTAGGCCCCCTGTTCGGGCTTTTCCTGCAAAGTTTCTTCATCGGCATCACCATGCGGATCTTGAGCATCATCATTTTTGTCATCGTGTACGGAAGAATGATTGAGATCTATTGCATGGTGAGCCTTGCACCCATCCCCATGGCGACTTTCGGCAACCACGAGCAGAGCCACATGGGGCAGAACTATTTGAAATGCCTGTTTGCGCTGGGTTTTCAGGGCTTTCTCATCCTCATCTGCGTAGCAATTTATGCGGTGCTGATCCAGAGCGTAGCGATTTCCGGGGATGCCATCAACTCCATTTGGAGCATTGTGGGCTACACTGTTCTGCTCTGTTTCAGCCTGTTCAAGACCAGTTCCGTGACAAAATCCGTTCTCGGAGCGCATTAAAGGAGGTGCTTTATTGGCTGCGTATATTTCCGTCCCCCGTGACCTGACGAAGGTGAAATCGAAGGTCGCATTCAATCTGACCAAACGGCAGCTCGTCTGCTTTGGCACAGCGGCTCTCATTGGAGTGCCGCTATTTTTTGTTCTCCGGGACTCCGGCGGCAACACTGCCGCCACCCTCGGCATGATGGCGGTGATGCTGCCAGCGTTTTTCCTTGGGATGTACGAAAAAAACGGTCAGCCCATGGAAAAGCTGCTGTCGTACTATGTGCAGTCCCGGTTTGTCCGCCCGAAGATTCGCCCCTACAAGACCAACAACTACTATGCGATTTTGATGAAGGGAGGCGCAACCTATGATTCCGTTTTGGAAAAAGACCGGTAAGGACGGCAAGAAAAAACCGCAGAAACCCGCCGTGCCCCGGACCGCCCAGCAGTCCATCCCCATGCAGCGGATGTTTGAGGACGGCACCTGCCGTGTCCGTCCCGGCTACTACACCCGCACCATCCAGTATCAGGACATCAATTACCAGCTCGCCCAGCAGGAGGATAAGACGGCGATTTTCGAGGAATGGTGCAGTTTTCTGAACTTCTTCGATTCCAGCATCAAGTTTGAACTGTCCTTTGTGAACATGGCAACCGACAGCACCGAGTTTGAGAAAAGCATCCGTATCCCGTACCAGCGAGATGGTTTCGATGATGTTCGTGCGGAGTATTCCCAGATGCTGCGCCAGCAGCTTGCCAAGGGCAATAATGGTCTGACCAAGACCAAATTCATCACCTTTGGCGTAGAGGGCGAGAGCATGGCGCAGGTCAAGCCCCGGCTCGACCACATCCAGAACGATTTGCTCAACAACTTCCACCGGCTGGGGGTGCAGGCAAAGCCCCTGAACGGTGTCCAGCGGCTGAAACTCATGCACGATATGTTCAACATGGACGGCGCATCCAAGTTTCATTTCGACTGGAAAGACCTCGTAAAAAGTGGGCTTTCGGTGAAGGATGCCATTGCGCCCACCGCCTTTGCCTTCAAAAATTCCCGGACGTTCCAGATGGGCGGCATCTTCTGCGCCGCCAGCTTTTTGAGCATTACGGCATCGGACATCAGCGACCAGCTTTTGAAGGATTTTCTGGATATGGATTCCAGCCAGATCGTCACCATGCACATCCAGTCCGTTGACCAGAACCGTGCCATCAAAACCGTCAAGCGCACCATCACCGAACTGGATCGTAGTACCATTGAGGAACAGAAAAAAGCCATCCGTTCCGGTTATGATATCGACATTCTTCCGTCGGATCTGAAAACCTACGGCAGAGATGCCAAAGCCCTGCTGAAAGAATTGCAGAGCCAGAACGAGAGAATGTTTTTGGTGACATTCCTCGTTTTGAACACCGGGCGCACGGAGCAGGAACTGGAAAACAACGTCTTTCAGGCAAGCTCCATCGCTCAGAAGCACAACTGCAACCTGTGCCGTCTGGATTTCCAGCAGGAGCAGGGGCTGATGAGCAGTCTGCCGCTGGCAGATTGCCAGATTGAGATTCAGCGCGGTCTTACCACTAGCAGCACCGCCATCTTCATTCCGTTTACCACGCAGGAACTGTACCAGTCCGGCAAAGAAAGTCTGTACTACGGACTGAACGCCCTGTCCAACAACCTCATCATGGTGGACCGGAAGAAGCTGAAGAACCCCAACGGCCTGATCCTCGGCACTCCGGGAAGCGGCAAAAGTTTCTCGGCAAAGCGTGAAATCGCAAACGCTTTTTTGGTGACGGACGATGATATTATTGTGAACGATCCAGAGGGAGAGTATTCTCCTCTGGTGAATCGGCTGAAAGGTCAGGTTATCAAAATCAGCCCCAACAGCACCCAGTTCATCAATCCCATGGACATTAACGCCAACTATTCGGAGGAAGATAATCCGCTTTCCCTGAAAGCTGACTTTATTCTTTCTTTGTGTGAACTGGTGGTGGGTGGCAAGGAAGGGCTTCTGCCGGTGGAGAAAACCGTCATTGACCGCTGTGTGCATCTGATCTACCGCAAATATTTTGCCGACCCCTGCCCGGAGAATATGCCCATCCTTGAGGACTTGTACAATGCCCTGCTCCAACAGGACGAGAAAGAAGCCCACCATGTTGCCACCGCACTGGAAATCTACGTCAAGGGCAGTCTGAACCTGTTCAACCACCGCACCAATGTGAACGTCAACAACCGCATCGTCTGCTATGACATCAAGGAACTGGGCAAACAGATGAAGAAGCTCGGTATGCTCATTGTGCAGGATCAGGTGTGGGGGCGTGTCACGGCAAACCGTAGCAGCGGAAAGTCCACACGGTATTATATGGACGAGATGCACCTGCTTCTGAAAGAGGAGCAGACTGCGGCGTATTCCGTGGAGATCTGGAAGCGTTTCCGCAAGTGGGGCGGTATTCCCACAGGGCTGACTCAGAACGTGAAAGACCTTCTTTCTTCCCGTGAGGTCGAGAATATTTTTGAAAATTCGGACATGATCATCATGCTGAATCAGGCGGCAGGCGACCGGCAAATTCTCGCAAAGCAGCTCAACATCTCGCCCCATCAGCTTTCCTATGTGACCCACTCCGGCGAGGGCGAGGGGCTGCTGTTTTTCGGCAATGTCATTCTGCCGTTTGTGGACCGTTTCCCCACCGATTTGGAACTCTACCGCATTATGACCACCAAGTTGGGTGAGGTTTCGGAGGGCACACAGAAATGAGCAATCCGAAGCTGAATCACAAAGAGGAAACGTCAACCAAAAAGACCCGTTCTCCCCCGAAAAGAGCCAAGGTGGAGCAGTCGGTGCCCAAAAAGAAAAAGCTGAAAACCGATGCGGAAAAGGCAGCAGAAAAAGCCCAACACTTGAGGTTCGGCAAGGCGGAGCTGACCCCTGACGAGTTGAGCCGGTTGAGCAAGGCGCAGAAGCGGGAGATGTACGCTGCCCATGCCGCCCGCTCTGCGGTGCATCACGAAGTTGACCAGTACGAGGATGAAAACGTCGGTGTGCAGGCGTTGAGCGAGGGCGAAAAAGCGGCAGGAAATGTCCGTGATATTTCCAAAAGCCGCTATGCCCGGAAGCTCAAGAAGAAAGCCAAGATGCAGGGCAAGAAGGGCACCAAAACCGCAAAATCTTCTGCACGAGAGCCGACTGCAACACAAGATGCAGGCGCATCCAGCACCGGCGAGGGCGGCTCCAACTGGCTTTCCCGGTGGCGGCAGAAACAGGACATCCGGCAGAGCTACTATGCCGCCGCCCGGTCAGGCACGGCGGCGCAGACCGCAGGTGGCAAAGCAGCATCCAACGGCGCATCTGCTGCTCGGTCCAGCATTGAACAGGCGGTAGAAAAGGGCAAAACTGCCGTCAGCACTGCCGTGAAAGGGCTGGTGAATGCCGCCAAGGGCAACGCACACGTTCTGGTGATCGTGGGCGTTTTTCTTTTGCTCATTCTCATGGTGATGTCCGGCTTTTCCTCCTGCGGCATCCTCTTTTCCGGCGGCACACAGGTGTCCGGGCAGACCATGTACTCCGCCGAGGATCGGGATATTCGCGGTGCAGAGCAGGACTATAAGAAGCTGGAAAAGGAACTGGACAAAAAGATCAAGCGAACTCCCGCCGATCACCCCGGCTACAACGAGTACCAGTACCATCTTGACCCCATCGAGCATGACCCGTGGCAGTTGACTTCTTTTCTCACGACCCTGTATGACGATTACACCCGGTCGGAGGTGCAGGGCAAGCTGAAGGAAACCTTCAAAAAGCAGTACAAGCTGACCACATGGGTAGAGGTGCAGACCCGGTATATGACCGTCTGGGTCATCAGCCCGGCAGGAATCCCGGTTCCCACGCAGGTGCCCTACGAGTACAAAATCTTCCACACCAAATTGGTGAACCGAGGCTTGGAGGTGGTCATCCGGGAAGAACTGGACAACGACCAGTGGAAACGCTACGAGATTTTCCAAGACACCTTGGGCGGCAGACCCTACCTGTTCAACGGCGGTCTGCCGCCCGGTGGCTCTGATGGCTCCGGCACACCGGGCATTGATTATCAGATTCCGGCAGAAGCCCTGACCGACAGCGAATTTGCCGCCATCTACAAGGAAGCCCAAAAGTATGTGGGCACACCTTACGTCTGGGGCGGCTCTACCCCGGAAACCGGGTTCGATTGCAGCGGTTATGTCTGCTGGGTCTACAACCAGAACGGCTACGATGCGGGGCGCACCACCGCCAACGGTCTGTGGAACAAGAGCCAGCACATTTCCGAAGCCGAAGCAAAGCCTGGCGACCTTGTTTTCTTCGAGGGAACGTATGATACGCCGGGGAAAAGTCACGTTGGAATCTACCTCGGCAACGGCATGATGGTCAGTGCCGGAGACCCAATCAAGTACGCAAACATTCACTCGTCCTACTGGGAGAAGCATCTCGCCGGATTCGGACGGCTTTCAAAATGATTGGAGGAGTTACTATGAGCGAAAAATCGGATAAGCTGCGGGCAATGCTGGCAAAAGAGAAGGAGCGCCGCATCAAGCTGAACAACCGCATCGAGATCCTGGAGCGGCGCATTCAGGAGGAGGATTCCGCCGAGGTCAACGAGATGGTACGGACTGCAAAGGTCACGCCGGAACAGCTCGCCGCCCTGCTGCGGCAGTCGGCCACCACCACCCCGAACCCGGCTGCGCTGTCTGCGGTCGGCGCAACTTTCGAGAAGGAGAATGCAGATGAAGATTAAGAAACTGGGCGCACTGCTGGTATCGGCGGTGCTATGCGCTGGCATGGCGGCTCCCGCTTTTGCCTTTGAGGGCGAAGCTACCCCGGTGGAACAGCCTGTTTTGCCGGAGGTGATGGAAGATGTTGTTACCATCACGGATGAAACCTCCGGCGCACTGACCCCGGAGGGCAATCTGACACTGGTGGACGATTACCACACCAATTATTCGGATGGTTCCGGGCAGCAGTTCATCACGCTGGTATCGAAATCGGGTGCGACATTTTATCTGGTAATCGACCGGAACAGTAAAGGCGCACAAACCGTACACTTTATGAACCTTGTGGACGAAGCCGACCTGCTGGCACTGATGGAGGAAGAAGATGCGGATGCTTATACCGCCGAAAAGGAAGCGGCGGCGCAGGCGGAACAGGACAGGCTGAAAGCCGAGGAAGAAGCCAAGAAAGCCGCAGAAGAAGCGGCGGCATCCGGTACGGAACAGACTGGTGGCAACAAAGTTACGAAGTATGCCGCCACATTCTTAGGCGTTCTGGCTCTGGTCGGTCTGGCTGCTGGCGGCGGCATTTACACCTTTATGAAGCAGAAGCAGAAAAAGCAGGCTGAAAAAGAAGCTCTTGACCCCGATGCAAACTACACCGAGGACAAGGGCGATTTTGAGATTCCGACCGATGTGCCGGACGAGGACGAAACCCCGGACGAGCAGGACACTGAACCCATCTGATTTCAAGGCGGCGTTTTGCCGCCCTACATATTGCAATCCGAAACAGAATGGAGGGATTCTTATCGCAAAATTGATCGTGGCGGAAAAACCGTCCGTTGCCATGTCCTACGCCAAAGTCCTCGGTGCCACCAGCCGTCAGGATGGCTACCTTGAGGGCAACGGCTATCTGGTAAGCTGGTGCGTGGGGCATCTGGTTGAGCTTGCGCCGCCCAATGTCTACGATGCCAAATACGTCAAGTGGAACATTGCAGATCTGCCCATCCTGCCGCAAAAGTGGGAGTATCTGGTGTCTGCCAGTACCAAAAAACAGTTCGGCATCCTGCAAAAGCTGATGCACTGCCCGGATGTTGACAGCGTGATCTGTGCTACGGATGCAGGGTAGTGCGGTTAGGTGACTCAAGAGAAAGAAAAAAGAGACCTCATCTCGTCAAAAATCAAATTTCAAAATCATTAAAGGAGCTATTCAAATGAAACGAAATCAGAATTTCGACCATAATCACTCTCAAAAACTGCTTTCCTTCCGCTACAACATAGACACCAACCGAGTGGAAGCCCGGTTCACGGATGGCTCTGCCGTCGCCAACAGGATGCCCAACTGCCTCAGAACATCCTCAACCCGCTACTTTACAGTGGGGTTGACACGGAGGATTGAGTGTCATCGTTTTTTCATGGCTACCGCCGAAAATCATTGTAACGTATTTTGTGTTACAAATTGGTCAAGCGAATGATTATGATTAAAATTCTCTTACTCGCACAATAAGTCATTTGATAAACTGGTTAAAATGCCAAATAATTTCAAATCATAGTCCAACACACAACAAATGTGGTATAATAACAATATATTTAATGCTTTAACTGTGTTTGCAAAAAGGAAAAGAAGATAAGTATGGAGATTACATGGTTGAAAAATGAAGATAATGCCATTCAATACGTCTATGCCTCTGCTGTTCCCCAAAAAATACCATTAGACATTTTTAAAGAAATTGTTCAGAGCAGTAAAGAAAACTGTCTACCTGAATTTTATGTGATATCTGAACAGGGAAAGTATATCGGATATATTTTATTATTGGCCGATAAAAAAGA
Proteins encoded in this window:
- a CDS encoding recombinase family protein, producing the protein MLRQTTQKITALYPRLSHEDELQGESNSISYQKRILETYAKQNGFSNLRWYTDDGYSGANFQRPGFQSMLADIEAGKVATVIVKDMSRLGRNYLQVGMYTEMIFPQKGVRFIAINDGVDSAQGDNDFAPLRNIFNEWLVRDTSKKIKAVKRSKGMSGKPVTSKPVYGYLMDEDENFIIDEEAAPVVKQIYRLCLAGNGPTKIARMLTEQEIPTPGTLEYRRMGSTRRYHPGYECKWATNTVVHILENREYMGCLVNFKTEKPSYKTKHSIENPIEKQAIFENHHEPIIDTQTWERVQELRKQRKRPNRYDEVGLFSGMLFCADCGSVMYQQRYQTDKRKQDCYICGNYKKRTHDCTAHFIRTDLLTAGVLSNLRKVTSYAAKHEARFMKLLIEQNEDGGKRRNAAKKKELEAAEKRIGELSAIFKRLYEDSVSGRISDERFTELSADYEAEQQELKERVARIQAELSKAQEATVNAEKFMNIVRKHMNFEELTHTLLREFVEKIVVHECSYDENGTRRQDIEIYYSFVGKVDLPE
- a CDS encoding VirB6/TrbL-like conjugal transfer protein, CD1112 family, with the translated sequence METVLKAIADWIKGILTAGIMSNLSGLFDDVNTQVGNIAQQVGTKPSSFEPRVFAMIEALSRNVVLPIAGIILTFIACYELIEMITQHNNMAQFEPALIMRWIFKTAVSVWFISNTFDIVMAVFDLTQKVVSDSSGIIAGNTRVNDIGLSMLQSSLMQMDVGPLFGLFLQSFFIGITMRILSIIIFVIVYGRMIEIYCMVSLAPIPMATFGNHEQSHMGQNYLKCLFALGFQGFLILICVAIYAVLIQSVAISGDAINSIWSIVGYTVLLCFSLFKTSSVTKSVLGAH
- a CDS encoding PrgI family protein, translated to MAAYISVPRDLTKVKSKVAFNLTKRQLVCFGTAALIGVPLFFVLRDSGGNTAATLGMMAVMLPAFFLGMYEKNGQPMEKLLSYYVQSRFVRPKIRPYKTNNYYAILMKGGATYDSVLEKDR
- a CDS encoding VirB4-like conjugal transfer ATPase, CD1110 family yields the protein MIPFWKKTGKDGKKKPQKPAVPRTAQQSIPMQRMFEDGTCRVRPGYYTRTIQYQDINYQLAQQEDKTAIFEEWCSFLNFFDSSIKFELSFVNMATDSTEFEKSIRIPYQRDGFDDVRAEYSQMLRQQLAKGNNGLTKTKFITFGVEGESMAQVKPRLDHIQNDLLNNFHRLGVQAKPLNGVQRLKLMHDMFNMDGASKFHFDWKDLVKSGLSVKDAIAPTAFAFKNSRTFQMGGIFCAASFLSITASDISDQLLKDFLDMDSSQIVTMHIQSVDQNRAIKTVKRTITELDRSTIEEQKKAIRSGYDIDILPSDLKTYGRDAKALLKELQSQNERMFLVTFLVLNTGRTEQELENNVFQASSIAQKHNCNLCRLDFQQEQGLMSSLPLADCQIEIQRGLTTSSTAIFIPFTTQELYQSGKESLYYGLNALSNNLIMVDRKKLKNPNGLILGTPGSGKSFSAKREIANAFLVTDDDIIVNDPEGEYSPLVNRLKGQVIKISPNSTQFINPMDINANYSEEDNPLSLKADFILSLCELVVGGKEGLLPVEKTVIDRCVHLIYRKYFADPCPENMPILEDLYNALLQQDEKEAHHVATALEIYVKGSLNLFNHRTNVNVNNRIVCYDIKELGKQMKKLGMLIVQDQVWGRVTANRSSGKSTRYYMDEMHLLLKEEQTAAYSVEIWKRFRKWGGIPTGLTQNVKDLLSSREVENIFENSDMIIMLNQAAGDRQILAKQLNISPHQLSYVTHSGEGEGLLFFGNVILPFVDRFPTDLELYRIMTTKLGEVSEGTQK
- a CDS encoding C40 family peptidase, whose translation is MSNPKLNHKEETSTKKTRSPPKRAKVEQSVPKKKKLKTDAEKAAEKAQHLRFGKAELTPDELSRLSKAQKREMYAAHAARSAVHHEVDQYEDENVGVQALSEGEKAAGNVRDISKSRYARKLKKKAKMQGKKGTKTAKSSAREPTATQDAGASSTGEGGSNWLSRWRQKQDIRQSYYAAARSGTAAQTAGGKAASNGASAARSSIEQAVEKGKTAVSTAVKGLVNAAKGNAHVLVIVGVFLLLILMVMSGFSSCGILFSGGTQVSGQTMYSAEDRDIRGAEQDYKKLEKELDKKIKRTPADHPGYNEYQYHLDPIEHDPWQLTSFLTTLYDDYTRSEVQGKLKETFKKQYKLTTWVEVQTRYMTVWVISPAGIPVPTQVPYEYKIFHTKLVNRGLEVVIREELDNDQWKRYEIFQDTLGGRPYLFNGGLPPGGSDGSGTPGIDYQIPAEALTDSEFAAIYKEAQKYVGTPYVWGGSTPETGFDCSGYVCWVYNQNGYDAGRTTANGLWNKSQHISEAEAKPGDLVFFEGTYDTPGKSHVGIYLGNGMMVSAGDPIKYANIHSSYWEKHLAGFGRLSK
- a CDS encoding DUF4315 family protein produces the protein MSEKSDKLRAMLAKEKERRIKLNNRIEILERRIQEEDSAEVNEMVRTAKVTPEQLAALLRQSATTTPNPAALSAVGATFEKENADED
- a CDS encoding DUF4366 domain-containing protein — its product is MQMKIKKLGALLVSAVLCAGMAAPAFAFEGEATPVEQPVLPEVMEDVVTITDETSGALTPEGNLTLVDDYHTNYSDGSGQQFITLVSKSGATFYLVIDRNSKGAQTVHFMNLVDEADLLALMEEEDADAYTAEKEAAAQAEQDRLKAEEEAKKAAEEAAASGTEQTGGNKVTKYAATFLGVLALVGLAAGGGIYTFMKQKQKKQAEKEALDPDANYTEDKGDFEIPTDVPDEDETPDEQDTEPI
- a CDS encoding DUF6061 family protein — its product is MKRNQNFDHNHSQKLLSFRYNIDTNRVEARFTDGSAVANRMPNCLRTSSTRYFTVGLTRRIECHRFFMATAENHCNVFCVTNWSSE